AGGTTGACCATCGGCATGATGTGGGACAGTTTGTCTTGACAGGCTCTGCTGTACCTGCAGATGAAAAAGATATGCACCATTCTGGAACAGGACGGTTCAGTTGGCTAACGATGAGACCAATGAGTCTCTATGAATCAGGCGAATCAAACGGAAAGGTGAGTTTGGCACATTTATTTGAAACACCAGAAAAGATAGTTGCCATTAACAAACTGAAGATAGATGACCTGGCATATCTGATTTGCCGTGGCGGTTGGCCTTTTGCTTGTGGATTACAAGGCGAAGCAGCTTTGGAACAAGCATTCGACTATGTGGATGCTGTTATTAAGAAAGATATTTCGCGGGTGGATGGAGTAAATCGTAACGCAACGACTACAAGATTGCTATTGCGTTCATACGCCCGGAATCAAGGTTCGCAAGCAACCATCGGAACGATAGTGGCTGATATGATGACAAATGATGAAAATGAAATTAGCGTGAAGACAGCAGGTAGCTATCTGGAAGCCTTGCGCAAGATTTTTGTCATAGAGGATTCCGAAGCCTGGAATCCTAACCTACGCTCCAAGACGGCTATCCGTACTGCAAATACCCGTTACTTTATAGACCCGTCTATCGGAACGGCAGTATTGGGACTGGGGCCTAAAGATCTTATCAACGACCTCAATACGATGGGGCTCTTTTTTGAAACCCTTTGTATTCGTGATTTGCGAGTCTTTGCAGATGCATTAGATGGAGAGGTGTATCATTATCGCGATAAAAATGGATTGGAATGTGATGCTGTTGTGCATCTGCGTAATGGTAAATATGGACTTGTTGAAGTAAAGTTAGGTGGCGACAAGCTCATTAACGAGGGTGCAGAAAACCTGCTAACTCTTGCCGGTAAAATAAATACAGAAAAAATGAATGATCCATCTTTCATGATGGTACTTACGGGAACAGGCGATTTCGCTTATCGAAGAAAAGATGGTGTTTATGTTGTTCCTATCGGGTGCTTGAAAGATTAAAATAAGGTTCATTTTACTTCTTGCCTGGTAACGGTACTAAGTTGCATCAGCGCTTCTTGATTTTCAATCAAAGTCCAATTTAGAGCGAGTTAGTATTTTTAACAGCTTTCCTCCTCTTTATATATTCAGGAATATCTCTTATATATTTGCGAATCTCTCTTTATACAAAATGACTCAATGTTTGCAGAAAATGGAACATTTTTTTCTGTTTTCAGTGAAAAATGTTTCCTTTGCAGCCGTAATTGAATAAAAATATAAGAATTATGGCAGAAAATAGACAAGAATTGAACCGCAACTTGGCTCAGATGCTCAAGGGTGGTGTGATTATGGACGTAACAACTCCAGAACAGGCAAAAATCGCAGAGGCAGCAGGTGCATGCGCAGTAATGGCTTTGGAACGTATTCCAGCTGACATCCGTGCAGCAGGTGGTGTTTCACGTATGAGCGACCCTAAGATGATCAAGGGTATTCAGGAGGCTGTTTCTATCCCTGTAATGGCTAAGTGCCGCATCGGTCACTTCGCTGAGGCTCAGATTCTTCAGGCTATCGAAATCGACTATATTGACGAGAGCGAGGTGCTCTCTCCAGCTGATAATGTTTATCACATTGACAAGACTCAGTTTGACGTACCATTCGTTTGTGGTGCCAAGAACCTGGGTGAGGCGCTCCGCCGTATTGCTGAGGGTGCTACGATGATCCGTACCAAGGGTGAGCCAGGAACAGGTGATGTGGTTCAGGCTGTTACCCACATGCGTATGATGCAGAGCGAAATCCGCCGCCTGGTTTCTATGAGCGAGGATGAACTTTACGAGGCAGCCAAGCAGTTGCAGGCTCCTTACGACCTGGTGAAGTATGTTCACGAGAACGGCAAGTTGCCAGTGGTTAACTTCGCTGCCGGTGGTGTGGCTACTCCAGCTGATGCTGCCCTGATGATGCAGCTCGGTGCCGAGGGTGTATTCGTAGGCTCTGGAATCTTCAAGAGCGGTAACCCAGCTAAGCGTGCCCAGGCTATCGTGAAGGCAGTTACCAACTACAACGACCCTAAGATGCTGGCTGAGTTGAGCGAGGACCTCGGTGAGGCAATGGTAGGTATCAATGAGCAGGAGATAGCTTTGCTCATGGCTGAAAGAGGTAAGTAATGAGAATAGCAGTATTAGCTTTACAAGGCGCTTTTGCTGAGCACAGACAGAAGTTGGCTCAGTTGGGCGTGGATAGTTTCGAGGTTCGCCAGTTGAAGGATTGGAACCAGCCAAAGGATGGCTTGATTATTCCGGGCGGTGAGAGTACTACCCAGGCGAAACTCTTGAATGAATTGGGATTGATGGATCCAGTGAAGGTGGCGATTGCTGCCGGCTTGCCAGTTTATGGTACCTGTGCCGGTTTGATTCTTCTTGCCAAGAAGATTGAGGGCGAGCCTAGCCAGCGCATTGCTTCGATGGACATCACGGCTTTGAGAAATGCCTACGGTCGCCAGTTGGGCAGTTTCTACATCGAGGCTCCGATGAAGGGCATCGAGGGAAATATCCCAATGACTTTCATCCGTGCCCCTTATATTAAAGAGGTGTGGGGAGATGCTGAGGTTCTTGCTGAGGTAGATGGCAAGATTGTGGCTGCCCGCCAGGGTAACCAGCTCGTTACCGCCTTTCATCCTGAACTGAACGAAAGTCTGGAGATTCATAAGTATTTTCTGGGGATGTGCAGCAAGTAGGCTTCATCCAGAGATGAAACTTATTTCGTTGCCCGATGAAACAGGCTTCATGGGCACATGAAGCTACATAGCAAAGTATCTTAGGATACATTGCCAAGTATCTTAAGATACATGAGCAAGTATCCTAAGATACTTTTTTATTGAATGTCTGATACTTTTTTCCGATAAATGTTTGCCGTTTACAAATATTCATCGTATCTTTGCATTATGAAATCTTCGTTACGTAAAACTCATAATGATGTAAATGCTTATGGTACAGTTAAATCCTTTTATTATTGAAGGCTATCTTTCGCCGGAATATTTCTGTGATAGGGTAGAGGAAACAGCTCTTCTTACCCGCCATTTGACCAATCGGTGCAATGTCGCATTGATTGCACCAAGACGTCTGGGTAAGTCGGGACTGATTTATAATTGTTTTCAGAAGGAAAACATCCGTGAGCAGTATCATTGCATCTATATTGATATTTATGATACGAAGAATTTGAACGAATTCGTCTATGCGCTGGGCAAGGGAATCCTGACGGCACTCAAGCCAAAGGGCAGGAAAGTATGGGAATTTTTCCTGAATATGCTCCAGTCTCTGAAGTCAACTATCACTTTTGACATCAATGGAAATCCGGAGTGGAGTGTTGGTTTGGGAGATATTCAGGCTCCGGATATTACGCTGGATGAGATCTTCGCTTATCTCGAACAGGCAGATAAACCTTGTCTGGTGGCGATAGATGAGTTTCAGACAGTTGCAAACTATCCAGAGAAAACCGTTGAGGCAACCTTGCGTAAGCGAATACAGAATTGCCACAATGCAAACTTTGTCTTTTCTGGCTCCAAGCGCCACATGATGGCATTGATGTTTACTTCCCAGTCACGCCCGTTCTATCATAGTTCGAGTATCATGGGGTTGGAGGCAATCAATGAGCAGACTTACCTGGATTTTGCCAATCACCATCTTGCCAGGAACAATAAAGAGATAAGTGCAGCGGCTTTTACCTATTTATATCATCATTTCGATGGCATTACCTGGTATATTCAGTATGTACTCAATATGCTTTATACTTCAATTTCTGATAGGTCTTTGTTGCAGGAGGATGATGTCAGGATGGCGATAGATAGCATCCTTTCCCAGCAACGCTTTGCCTATCAGGCCTTGCTGTATCAGCTTACAGCCAAGCAGAAACAGCTTCTCATAGCCATTGCTCAGGAAGGTAAGCCTTCTTCCCTGATGTCGCAAGAGTTCTTGCAGAAGTATCATCTTGGTGCAAGCACCGTGCAGGGAGCTGTCAAGACCTTACTGGACAGAGACTTTATCACGCAAGATGAAGGCGTTTACCAATTATGTGACAAGTTTTTGGAGCTGAGCCTGCGAGCTGGTTGAGTAAGTAAAAGATACGTCTGAGTAAGCGAAATGAAGCGGCAGAGTGAGCCTACTGATATATCTGAATAAGCCTACAGATATGACTGAGCAAGCACAAGGATATGACTGAACAAGCACAAGGATTCGACTGAGCAAGTGAAAGAATACGTTTGCTCAGGTTCAAGAAGTTTGAATATCAGGTTAAAGGAGTATGTATCTAAGAGATTCCCCACTAGGCTCAGCAGCTCTGCTGAGCCTAGTCAGCAGGTCTGCCGACTGCAGTCAGCACATCTGCCGAGCCTAGTGGCAACACCCTATAATCGTACAACCACACACCTTTTAGCTGTACGATAATAACCGTTTATAACAACTCCGGAAGCTGGAAGAGCTTCACGCTGTTGCTGCCTTTGATGAGGATGTAATGGTCATGAGGCTGGTTCGCCTTGAGCGCTTCCTTCACCTCCTCTACATTCTGGAACTTGCGGTAGCTGCATGGAATATCCTTGAATTCATCGCCCACCAGCCATACATTCTCCAGACCAGCTGTCTGCAATTGGTCTACTACCTTCTGGTGCTCCTCATGGCTCACTTCGCCGAGTTCGCCCATCTGTCCGAGAATCGCCATCTTATGAGGCACATCCATCATGCGGAAGTTCTCGATGGCGGCTGCCATGCTCGAAGGGTTGGCATTGTAGGCATCCACCACCAGCTTGTTGTGCGCCGTCTCTTCCAACTGCGAACGGTTGTTGCTTGGGATGTAGTTCTCCAGGGCATGATCTATCTGCTGAGGCTTCACATCGAAATGAAGACCGATGGTGATGGCAGCAAGCATGTTGTCGATATTGTAAGAGCCGATGAGATGGGTTTGAACCTCATGCCAGTCGAAACTCTCGGTGCGCCAGCGGAACTTCAGGAAAGGAGCGCAGGAGATGACTTCTCCCCATACATCGCAGTTTTCATCCTTGCCGTATGTGATGAGGCGGTTGATGTTGCGCTGCTCAGCCATCTGCATCAGATGCTCGTTGTCTGCATTGATGAAGACGAGGGCATCGTTGGCTGCGAGGTAATCATAGAGCTCTCCCTTGGTCTTCTTTACGCCTTCGAAGCTTCCGAATCCCTGCAGATGGGCACGGCCCACGTTGGTAATCATACCGCAGGTTGGTTCCACGTATTCCACGAGTTTTCGAATGTCACCAGGATGGGAAGCACCCATCTCTACAACGGCAATCTCATTCTCTGGTGAGAGACGGAAGAGGGTCTTTGGTACGCCTACATCATTATTGAAGTTACCCTGGGTGAACATCACGTTGAACTTCTCGCCGAGAACAGCAGAGACGAGTTCCTTGGTGGTGGTCTTGCCGTTGGTTCCGGTGATGCCTACCACAGGAATATCGAAGTGGCGGCGATGCTCACGGGCTAGTTCCTTGAAGGTGGTGAGGCAGTCCTCTACGAGGATGTAGCGTTCCTCGCCTTCCTTGGCATACTCTTTTTCATCTACAATCACATAGGCACAGCCTTTCTCCAAAGCCATGTCGGCAAACTTGTTGCCATCAAACGATGCACCCTTCAAAGCCAGGAAGATGCTGCCCTCTGGGCAGTCGCGGCTGTCAGTGGTAATCACTGGGTGCGCTTGGTAAATCTGATAGAGTTCTGAAATATCCATAGTCTATAACTGTTATTTTGGGTGCAAAAGTAATCTAAATTATGGACATAACAAACAATTTTCCCAAAAAATGATGGTAATCTCGAATATTCTTTCTATTTTTGCAGAAATATTCGATGAATCTTTAGAAAGTGAGGCTCTTTATGGGTAGTAGAGATGAAAAAGATAAAACGAAAGTAAGGAAGGAAAAGCTGGCAGGCTATTTCTATAATCTATCCCAGTTGATATTTACGGGGACTGGGGTAGGAGGTTTCTTGCCGTTGCTGAAAGGTGAAGCTACGGTCGGTGATGTCTCTGTATTAATTTTTGGTGTTTTGGCTACAGCTGTTTTTGCAGGTATAGCTAATAAAATTTTAAAATATTGATTATATGAGTTATTTAGCATTATTTTTTCTGATTTGCTGTATCGTCGGTGGAAGTTTTTTAGCTTGGTTATATACAAAACCAGGCGAGAAATGGTTGAAAGATTTGTAAAATATTAAGTTATGGAAGTTTACAATGGACTATTGTTTTTCTTTGTGGTTGGAACAATCATAGGTGGGAGCTTTCTTGCCTGGACTTATACTAAGCCCGGTAAAAAATGGCTTAAGGAATTGTAGTGTTATGAGCTATTTGGCATTGTTCTTTTTAGTATGCTCGATTTTCGGTCTTGGTTTTATAGCTTGGACTTATACTAAATCGGGTGAAAAGTGGCTTAAGGAATTGTAGAATTATGAGCTATTTGGCATTGTTCTTTTTAGTTTGCTCAATTTTTAGCCTAAGTTTTATTGCCTGGACTTACACAAAGCCAGGTAAAAAGTGGCTTAAGGAGTTATAATCCGATGGAATATACGATCAATATCAAGGGGCGCTTGATGGATTTGAGTATCCCTCAGGTGATGGGCATCCTGAACGTTACGCCCGACAGTTTCTACTCTGGCAGTAGAAAACAGACTGAAATGGAGATAGCTCAGAGAGCTAATCAGATTATAGAAGAAGGTGGAAGCATCATTGATGTGGGCGCTTTCTCCACCCGTCCCGGTGCCGATGAAGTATCGGAAGAGGAGGAGGGAAGACGCCTGAAGTTTGCTCTCGACATCGTTCGCAGGGAGCAACCGGATGCTGCCGTCTCCGTAGATACCTATCGCCCAACCTTGGCACGTAAGTGTATCGAGGAGTGGGGAGCCGATATCATCAACGATGTATCAGAAGGTGGAATTACTGGTATCGCCAATGTACCGCTGGAGCAGAGACAGGAGGAATATCCTGAAATGTTCCGTGTGGTGGGCGAGCTGAAGGTACCTTATATATTAATGTCGGTGCAGCCTACGCTCGAAACGATGATGAAGGGCTTTGCCAGAGAGGTACAGCAGTTGCGCGACCTGGGAGCCAAGGACATCATCCTCGACCCAGGCTTCGGCTTCGGCAAGAATCTCATCCAGAATTATCAGATTTATAATGAGATGGAGAAGTTGAACGTGATGGAACTTCCGGTTCTGGTAGGCATCTCCCGCAAGAGTATGATATACAAGCTGCTGGGTGGAGATGCTACGACATCGCTCAATGGAACTTCCGTGCTCGACACCATCGCCCTGATGAAGGGCGCCAGCATCCTCAGAGTGCACGATGTGAAAGAAGCTGCTGAGGCTGTGAAGATAATAGAAGCAATGAAGGAGGGACGCACATGATAGAATTTGGCATCAAAGACTTTCTCGATATTCTCCTGGTAGCCTCGCTGCTGTTCTATGTTTATCGTCTGATGAAGGAATCGCGCTCCCTGAACATCTTCGTGGGCATCATGCTCTTCGTGCTTATCTGGCTCTTTGTGAGTCAGATACTGGAAATGCGTCTGCTGGGTTCTATCCTGGATAAACTGGTGAGCGTGGGAGTCATCGCCCTCATCGTCATCTTCCAGGAGGATATCCGTAGATTCCTTTATGAAATCGGTTCGCAGAAAGGTATGCGCCGGCTGGTTCGCTTCTTCCACTCCAGCAAGGAGAGCCAGAAGGAGGCTAACAAGGAGACCATCATGCCGATTGTGATGGCGTGTATGAGTATGGCGAAGAAATACGTAGGTGCTCTTATCGTTATAGAGCGAGGCGTTCCACTGAAGGACATCATGGATACGGGTGAGGAGATAGACGCCAAGATTAACCAGCGGCTGATAGAGAATATTTTCTTCAAGAATTCGCCGCTTCATGATGGAGCCATGGTAGTGAGCAATAAGCGCATCATGGCAGCCGGATGTATTCTGCCTGTGAGTCATAACCTCGATATTCCGAAGGAACTGGGACTCCGCCATCGTGCCGCTCTCGGAATATCACAGAGCAGTGATGCCATCGCCGTCATTGTATCCGAGGAGACCGGACGAATCAGCGTGGCCATCAAGGGCGAGTTCAAACTCAGACTCTCGGCCGAGGAACTGGAAAGCATCCTTACTCTGGAAATGATATAAGTTAAGTGAAGAGTGAAGAACGAAGAGTGAAGAATTCATCACTTTTCCTACTACGTAAACCTTTACGATATGAATAATCTCCCGATTTAGCTTTTTTTACACATTTTAATCGCTGCTATTTCAAAGAAAATGTGTACTTTTGCAAAGTCGATGTGGCAAAAAGGTGAAAAACAAGATAACATCACCTAACACTTTGACAGATCTACTTAGGAAACAACAAAATATATAAAATATTAAAAAGTAAAATGGATTTATTACAGCAAATCGTAGCTCGCGCTAAAGCTGACAAGCAGCGCATCGTGCTCCCTGAAGCAGAAGAGGAGCGTACATTGAAAGCAGCCGATAAAGTTTTGGCTGATGATCTCGCAGACATCATCCTCATCGGTAACCCTGCCAATATTAAGAATCTCGCTGCTCAGTGGGGTCTTAACAACATCGACAAGGCTACTATCGTTGATCCACAAAACAACCCTAAGACTGAGGAGTATGCTGAGAAGCTCGCTGAACTTCGCAAGAAGAAGGGCATGACCGTAGAGCAGGCTCGTGAACTCGTAACTAAGAACAACCTCTACCTCGGTTGTATGATTATCAAGACTGAGGGCGCTGATGGTCAGATTTCTGGTGCATTGAGCACTACTGGTGATACTCTCCGTCCAGCTCTTCAGATCATCAAGTGTACTCCAGGTATCACTTGCGTAAGTGGTGCTATGTTGCTCATCTCAGACCAGAAGCAGTATGGTCAGGATGGCGTTGTAGTAATGGGTGACGTTGCTGTAACTCCAAACCCTACAGCAGACCAGCTTGCTCAGATTGCCTATACTACAGCTCATACAGCTCAGTCAGTGGCAGGTATTACTGATCCACAGATTGCCATGTTGAGCTTCTCTACAAAGGGTAGCGCAAAGGATGCTATCAACAAGGAGACTGGCAAGAGTGTTTATATTATTGACAAGGTAAAGGATGCCGTAGCTATTGCTAAGGAGAAGTTCCCAGAGCTTCATCTCGATGGTGAACTTCAGGCAGATGCAGCCCTCGTTCCTGAGGTAGCTGCCAAGAAGGCTCCAGGTTCTGACGTAGCTGGTAAGGCTAACGTTTTGGTAGTTCCTAACCTCGAGGTTGGTAACATCGGCTACAAGCTCGTTCAGCGTTTGGGTGGTGCCATCGCTATCGGTCCTATCCTCCAGGGTATTGCCCGTCCTGTAAACGATCTTTCTCGTGGTTGCTCTGTTGATGACATCTACTACATGGTAGCCATCACAGCTTGCCAGGCACAGGATGCTAAGAAGGCGTAATTGAGACTAACTTTATTCAATCAATAACATTACAAAATTAACATTATGAAAATATTGGTTCTGAACTGCGGTAGTTCATCTATCAAGTACAAGTTATATAATATGGACGATGAGTCTGTATTGGCACAGGGTGGTGTAGAGCGTATCGGTCTTGATAACGCTTTCATCAAGGTGAAATTGCCTAACGGCGAGAAGAAGCAGATCATGCACGACATGCCTGACCACAAGGAAGGTGTGAACTTCGTGTTCAAGTGTCTGCTCGACCCGGAAATCGGTGCTATCAAGGACTTAAAGGAAATCGACGCAGTAGGACACCGTGTCGTACAGGGTGGTGACAAGTTCAACGAGAGTGTTATCGTTGACAAGAGCGTAGAGGATGGTATCGAGGAACTTTGCGACCTCGCTCCTGTTCACAACGCAGGTCACCTGAAGGGTATCCGTGCCGTTGACTCTTTGATGCCTGGCACTCCTCAGGTTTGCGTATTCGACAACGCATTCCACAGCACAATGCCAGACTACGCTTATCTCTATGCAATTCCTTACGAGTTGTACGAGAAGTATCACGTACGCCGTTATGGTTTCCACGGAACATCTCACCGCTATGTTTCTAAGCGTGTTTGCGAGATTCTCGGTCTCGACCAGAACAACTCCAAGATCATTACTTGCCACATCGGTAACGGTGGCTCTGTAGCTGCTGTATTGAACGGTAAGGTATTGGATACTTCAATGGGCTTGACCCCATTGGCTGGTCTGATGATGGGCTCACGTTGTGGTGACATCGATGCTTCTGCCGTTACCTACTTGATGGAGAAGTTGAACATGAAGCCACAGGAGATGGCTGACTTCCTGAACAAGAAGAGTGGTGTGCTCGGTATTACAGGTATTTCTTCTGATATGCGCGACATCGAGAACGCTGCCAACGAGGGTAACGAGAAGGCTCAGCTGGCTCTCCGCATGTACGAGTATCGCATCAAGAAGTACATTGGTGCTTACACAGCAGCTATGGGTGGCGTTGACGCTGTCGTATTTACAGCTGGTGTTGGTGAGAACCAGACCGACCTGCGCGAGGAAGCTTGCAAGAACCTGGAGTATCTTGGCATCAAGATTAACAAGGAAGTGAACGATAAGGTTCGTGGCGAGGAAGCTATCATCTCTACTGACGACAGTAAGGTGAAGGTAGTTGTAGTTCCTACCGACGAGGAGATTGTTATCGCTCGCGATACAATGGAATTGGTTGCTAACAAGTAATCATACGCTATATATAATAAGGTGAAGACTAGAAACATAAGTGAATGGTCTTCACCTTTTTAATTTTTTGAGATTTTTGAGAATTATGAAAACAAAGATTGTAACTTTCGGAGAAATATTGCTTAGGATTTCTAAGCCTGGTTATCAACGTTTATTTCAGGGACATCATATGTTTGGCAATTATGGTGGCAGTGAGGCTAATGCAGCCATCTCTTTGGCTTATTTAGGCGATAATGTAGAGTATGTAACCCGTGTGCCATATGGTGAGATGGGTGAGGCAGCGTTGATGCATCTCAGAGAGTACGGTCTGAATGTTTCTCATGTTGTGCGTGGCGGCGAACGTCTCGGAACTTATTATTTCGAAGAAGCAGTAGCTATGCGCAATTCCCGTGTGGTTTACGACCGCAAGAATTCTTCTTTCTATACGCTGAAGCGCGGAATGGTGAAATGGGAAAAGGTGCTGGCTGATGCTGCCGTATTCCATTGCTCCGGCATTACCTGTGCTATCAGCCGCGATGCGATGGAATCAACTATGGATGCCATCAAACTTGCTGTTTCTGACGGGT
This Segatella copri DSM 18205 DNA region includes the following protein-coding sequences:
- a CDS encoding ATP-binding protein; amino-acid sequence: MEYKYRIADQMLAKKLASKGAILIEGPKWCGKTTTAEQQANSILYMDNPASLETNLQMAEIDASFLLEGDTPRLIDEWQLAPKLWDAIRFEVDHRHDVGQFVLTGSAVPADEKDMHHSGTGRFSWLTMRPMSLYESGESNGKVSLAHLFETPEKIVAINKLKIDDLAYLICRGGWPFACGLQGEAALEQAFDYVDAVIKKDISRVDGVNRNATTTRLLLRSYARNQGSQATIGTIVADMMTNDENEISVKTAGSYLEALRKIFVIEDSEAWNPNLRSKTAIRTANTRYFIDPSIGTAVLGLGPKDLINDLNTMGLFFETLCIRDLRVFADALDGEVYHYRDKNGLECDAVVHLRNGKYGLVEVKLGGDKLINEGAENLLTLAGKINTEKMNDPSFMMVLTGTGDFAYRRKDGVYVVPIGCLKD
- the pdxS gene encoding pyridoxal 5'-phosphate synthase lyase subunit PdxS; protein product: MAENRQELNRNLAQMLKGGVIMDVTTPEQAKIAEAAGACAVMALERIPADIRAAGGVSRMSDPKMIKGIQEAVSIPVMAKCRIGHFAEAQILQAIEIDYIDESEVLSPADNVYHIDKTQFDVPFVCGAKNLGEALRRIAEGATMIRTKGEPGTGDVVQAVTHMRMMQSEIRRLVSMSEDELYEAAKQLQAPYDLVKYVHENGKLPVVNFAAGGVATPADAALMMQLGAEGVFVGSGIFKSGNPAKRAQAIVKAVTNYNDPKMLAELSEDLGEAMVGINEQEIALLMAERGK
- the pdxT gene encoding pyridoxal 5'-phosphate synthase glutaminase subunit PdxT; its protein translation is MRIAVLALQGAFAEHRQKLAQLGVDSFEVRQLKDWNQPKDGLIIPGGESTTQAKLLNELGLMDPVKVAIAAGLPVYGTCAGLILLAKKIEGEPSQRIASMDITALRNAYGRQLGSFYIEAPMKGIEGNIPMTFIRAPYIKEVWGDAEVLAEVDGKIVAARQGNQLVTAFHPELNESLEIHKYFLGMCSK
- a CDS encoding AAA family ATPase → MVQLNPFIIEGYLSPEYFCDRVEETALLTRHLTNRCNVALIAPRRLGKSGLIYNCFQKENIREQYHCIYIDIYDTKNLNEFVYALGKGILTALKPKGRKVWEFFLNMLQSLKSTITFDINGNPEWSVGLGDIQAPDITLDEIFAYLEQADKPCLVAIDEFQTVANYPEKTVEATLRKRIQNCHNANFVFSGSKRHMMALMFTSQSRPFYHSSSIMGLEAINEQTYLDFANHHLARNNKEISAAAFTYLYHHFDGITWYIQYVLNMLYTSISDRSLLQEDDVRMAIDSILSQQRFAYQALLYQLTAKQKQLLIAIAQEGKPSSLMSQEFLQKYHLGASTVQGAVKTLLDRDFITQDEGVYQLCDKFLELSLRAG
- a CDS encoding UDP-N-acetylmuramoyl-tripeptide--D-alanyl-D-alanine ligase, which translates into the protein MDISELYQIYQAHPVITTDSRDCPEGSIFLALKGASFDGNKFADMALEKGCAYVIVDEKEYAKEGEERYILVEDCLTTFKELAREHRRHFDIPVVGITGTNGKTTTKELVSAVLGEKFNVMFTQGNFNNDVGVPKTLFRLSPENEIAVVEMGASHPGDIRKLVEYVEPTCGMITNVGRAHLQGFGSFEGVKKTKGELYDYLAANDALVFINADNEHLMQMAEQRNINRLITYGKDENCDVWGEVISCAPFLKFRWRTESFDWHEVQTHLIGSYNIDNMLAAITIGLHFDVKPQQIDHALENYIPSNNRSQLEETAHNKLVVDAYNANPSSMAAAIENFRMMDVPHKMAILGQMGELGEVSHEEHQKVVDQLQTAGLENVWLVGDEFKDIPCSYRKFQNVEEVKEALKANQPHDHYILIKGSNSVKLFQLPELL
- the folP gene encoding dihydropteroate synthase, which translates into the protein MEYTINIKGRLMDLSIPQVMGILNVTPDSFYSGSRKQTEMEIAQRANQIIEEGGSIIDVGAFSTRPGADEVSEEEEGRRLKFALDIVRREQPDAAVSVDTYRPTLARKCIEEWGADIINDVSEGGITGIANVPLEQRQEEYPEMFRVVGELKVPYILMSVQPTLETMMKGFAREVQQLRDLGAKDIILDPGFGFGKNLIQNYQIYNEMEKLNVMELPVLVGISRKSMIYKLLGGDATTSLNGTSVLDTIALMKGASILRVHDVKEAAEAVKIIEAMKEGRT
- the cdaA gene encoding diadenylate cyclase CdaA, with translation MIEFGIKDFLDILLVASLLFYVYRLMKESRSLNIFVGIMLFVLIWLFVSQILEMRLLGSILDKLVSVGVIALIVIFQEDIRRFLYEIGSQKGMRRLVRFFHSSKESQKEANKETIMPIVMACMSMAKKYVGALIVIERGVPLKDIMDTGEEIDAKINQRLIENIFFKNSPLHDGAMVVSNKRIMAAGCILPVSHNLDIPKELGLRHRAALGISQSSDAIAVIVSEETGRISVAIKGEFKLRLSAEELESILTLEMI
- the pta gene encoding phosphate acetyltransferase, translating into MDLLQQIVARAKADKQRIVLPEAEEERTLKAADKVLADDLADIILIGNPANIKNLAAQWGLNNIDKATIVDPQNNPKTEEYAEKLAELRKKKGMTVEQARELVTKNNLYLGCMIIKTEGADGQISGALSTTGDTLRPALQIIKCTPGITCVSGAMLLISDQKQYGQDGVVVMGDVAVTPNPTADQLAQIAYTTAHTAQSVAGITDPQIAMLSFSTKGSAKDAINKETGKSVYIIDKVKDAVAIAKEKFPELHLDGELQADAALVPEVAAKKAPGSDVAGKANVLVVPNLEVGNIGYKLVQRLGGAIAIGPILQGIARPVNDLSRGCSVDDIYYMVAITACQAQDAKKA
- a CDS encoding acetate kinase, giving the protein MKILVLNCGSSSIKYKLYNMDDESVLAQGGVERIGLDNAFIKVKLPNGEKKQIMHDMPDHKEGVNFVFKCLLDPEIGAIKDLKEIDAVGHRVVQGGDKFNESVIVDKSVEDGIEELCDLAPVHNAGHLKGIRAVDSLMPGTPQVCVFDNAFHSTMPDYAYLYAIPYELYEKYHVRRYGFHGTSHRYVSKRVCEILGLDQNNSKIITCHIGNGGSVAAVLNGKVLDTSMGLTPLAGLMMGSRCGDIDASAVTYLMEKLNMKPQEMADFLNKKSGVLGITGISSDMRDIENAANEGNEKAQLALRMYEYRIKKYIGAYTAAMGGVDAVVFTAGVGENQTDLREEACKNLEYLGIKINKEVNDKVRGEEAIISTDDSKVKVVVVPTDEEIVIARDTMELVANK